The genomic region CAAATATCTTGACGCGGCTTTTCTTTCTACATTCAATTTTTCAACTACAAATTCAATTTTAGAATACGGCTGTTCAAAAAGTAATTCAATTAATTCTTTTCGATATATTTTTGGTTCCTTATTTTGAGCAATTAGAATTGTTTCTGAAAGTAGGTTTTTAATTGCATTTATTTTTGAAATTGTTCTGTTTGAAGTTACTTCTATTGCTTTTAAGATATACAAAATATAATCTTCCCATTCATCTGTTTTATTGACTCTATTTAATAGTCTATAATATTCCGATTTATTTTCATTTATATATGAACTCAAATACAAAATTGGAATGTCAAGCAAGTCATTTATTGTTAAGTACAAAATATTTAATATTCTACCTGTTCTTCCATTCCCGTCATAAAATGGATGAATACTTTCAAATTGATAATGTAATATGGCTAAATTTATTAGAGGTGATAAATCTTCATTCACAATATTAAAATGCTCTAAGAAATCACCTAATAAATCTAAAATTTCATCCTTTTCCTGTGGTGGTGTATAAACAATTTCTCCTGTTTTATCATTCTTCAAGACAGTTCCTGCCATACTTCTAATTCCT from Bacteroidota bacterium harbors:
- a CDS encoding Fic/DOC family N-terminal domain-containing protein, whose protein sequence is MHPIKKLDKLPPKREKVETLEILRQLSKSSQALGELKGIAQTMPNQAMLINAVVLQEAKDSSEIENIITTQDELYKALATKGKQSSQVKEVINYRKAIFVGHDLLKQQGFLKLKDIEFLQKTIIENNAGIRSMAGTVLKNDKTGEIVYTPPQEKDEILDLLGDFLEHFNIVNEDLSPLINLAILHYQFESIHPFYDGNGRTGRILNILYLTINDLLDIPILYLSSYINENKSEYYRLLNRVNKTDEWEDYILYILKAIEVTSNRTISKINAIKNLLSETILIAQNKEPKIYRKELIELLFEQPYSKIEFVVEKLNVERKAASRYLKKMKNIGIITSQKIGRESIYINEKLIEILKKH